From Chryseobacterium gallinarum, one genomic window encodes:
- the rplX gene encoding 50S ribosomal protein L24 → MSKLKIKRGDNVIITTGKKDIKGKTGEVIEVIKKEGRDPRVVVAGLNIIKKHVKPSASNPQGGIVEREASIHISNVALVGKDGKAIKVGYKIEGDKKVRINKKTGETL, encoded by the coding sequence ATGTCAAAGTTAAAAATAAAAAGAGGAGATAACGTCATCATTACTACTGGTAAGAAAGATATCAAAGGTAAGACTGGTGAAGTTATTGAAGTGATCAAGAAAGAAGGTAGAGACCCTAGAGTAGTTGTTGCAGGACTTAACATCATCAAAAAGCACGTTAAGCCTTCAGCTTCAAATCCTCAAGGAGGAATCGTTGAAAGAGAAGCTTCTATTCATATCTCAAACGTAGCTTTAGTAGGTAAAGACGGAAAAGCTATCAAAGTAGGTTACAAAATCGAAGGAGATAAGAAAGTAAGAATCAACAAAAAAACGGGTGAAACTTTATAA
- the rplE gene encoding 50S ribosomal protein L5, with amino-acid sequence MEYIARPKKAYKEKIVPAMMEEFGYKSVMQVPRLEKIVVSQGLGDATADKKIIDYAVEELTNITGQKAVGTISKKDEAAFKLRKGMPVGAKVTLRADKMYEFLDRLTSSALPRIRDFSGIKADGFDGRGNYNLGITEQIIFPEIVIDKVKKIQGMDITFVTTAKTDKEAKALLTHFGLPFKKN; translated from the coding sequence ATGGAATATATAGCAAGACCCAAAAAAGCATATAAAGAGAAAATTGTTCCTGCAATGATGGAAGAATTCGGGTACAAGTCAGTAATGCAAGTACCTAGATTAGAGAAAATCGTTGTATCACAAGGTTTAGGTGATGCTACTGCAGACAAGAAAATCATTGACTATGCTGTAGAAGAACTTACAAATATCACTGGTCAAAAGGCTGTTGGTACGATCTCTAAGAAAGACGAAGCTGCTTTCAAATTGAGAAAAGGAATGCCTGTAGGTGCTAAAGTAACATTGAGAGCTGACAAGATGTATGAGTTCTTAGACAGACTTACTTCTTCTGCTTTACCACGTATCAGAGATTTCTCTGGTATCAAAGCAGATGGTTTCGATGGTAGAGGTAACTACAACTTAGGGATTACTGAGCAGATTATCTTCCCTGAAATCGTAATTGACAAAGTGAAAAAAATCCAGGGGATGGACATCACTTTCGTAACAACTGCGAAAACAGATAAAGAAGCTAAAGCATTATTAACTCACTTCGGTTTACCATTTAAAAAGAACTAA
- the rpsN gene encoding 30S ribosomal protein S14: MAKESMKARERKREALVAKYAAKRQALKEAGDYEGLQKLPKNASPVRLHNRCKLTGRPRGYMRTFGISRVTFREMANNGLIPGVRKASW, from the coding sequence ATGGCTAAAGAATCAATGAAAGCGCGTGAGCGCAAAAGAGAAGCACTAGTTGCTAAATACGCTGCTAAAAGACAAGCTCTTAAAGAAGCAGGTGATTACGAAGGGCTTCAAAAATTACCTAAAAATGCTTCTCCTGTAAGATTACACAACAGATGTAAACTAACAGGTAGACCAAGAGGATATATGAGAACGTTCGGTATTTCCAGAGTAACTTTCAGAGAAATGGCAAACAACGGTCTTATCCCGGGAGTAAGAAAAGCTAGTTGGTAA
- the rpsH gene encoding 30S ribosomal protein S8 — translation MVTDPISDFLTRVRNAQSAGHKVVEIPASKIKKEITKILFDQGYILNYKFEDNAVQGVIKIALKYDKQTNKPAIKSIQRASRPGLRQYKGSTELPRVLNGLGISIISTSKGVMTDKKAREEKVGGEVICYVY, via the coding sequence ATGGTAACAGATCCAATTTCAGATTTCCTAACAAGAGTAAGGAACGCACAAAGCGCAGGCCACAAAGTGGTGGAAATTCCTGCATCGAAAATCAAAAAGGAGATTACTAAGATCTTATTTGATCAAGGGTATATCTTAAACTACAAGTTTGAAGATAACGCTGTTCAAGGAGTGATCAAAATCGCTTTAAAGTACGACAAGCAAACCAACAAACCAGCTATCAAGTCTATCCAAAGAGCTTCTAGACCAGGTTTGAGACAGTACAAAGGTTCAACTGAACTTCCAAGAGTACTAAACGGTTTGGGTATTTCTATCATCTCTACTTCAAAAGGAGTAATGACTGACAAGAAAGCTAGAGAAGAGAAAGTAGGCGGTGAAGTAATCTGCTATGTTTATTAA
- the rplF gene encoding 50S ribosomal protein L6, with product MSRIGKAIITIPAGVTITENNGVVTVKGAKGELSQELTAGITLEQKDGELNVNRPSDSKQHKALHGLYRALIANMVVGVSEGFEKKLELVGVGYRASHSGQKLELALGFSHGIVLELPSEVKVDTLTEKGKNPIITLTSHDKQLLGMVTAKIRSFRKPEPYKGKGVRFVGENVRRKAGKSA from the coding sequence ATGTCAAGAATTGGTAAAGCAATTATAACAATTCCAGCAGGAGTTACAATCACTGAAAACAACGGTGTGGTAACTGTAAAAGGAGCGAAAGGAGAACTTTCCCAGGAGCTTACAGCAGGAATTACTTTAGAACAAAAAGATGGTGAGCTTAACGTAAACAGACCATCTGATTCTAAACAACACAAAGCGCTTCACGGTTTATACAGAGCGTTGATCGCTAACATGGTCGTTGGTGTATCAGAAGGTTTCGAAAAGAAACTAGAACTAGTAGGAGTAGGATACAGAGCTTCTCACTCAGGTCAAAAACTTGAGTTAGCTTTAGGATTCTCTCACGGTATCGTATTAGAACTTCCAAGTGAAGTAAAAGTAGATACATTGACTGAAAAAGGTAAAAACCCAATTATTACTTTAACGTCTCATGACAAGCAACTTCTAGGAATGGTTACTGCAAAGATCCGTTCTTTCAGAAAGCCTGAGCCATACAAAGGAAAAGGTGTAAGATTCGTTGGTGAAAATGTTAGACGTAAAGCTGGTAAATCTGCTTAA
- the rplR gene encoding 50S ribosomal protein L18, with amino-acid sequence MALSKLEKRIRIKRRVRGKISGSSELPRLSVYKSNKEIYAQLIDDKNGKTLASASSREKGVDAKGTKTEVSTAVGKAIAAKAIAAGIENIVFDRNGFVYHGRVKALADGAREGGLKF; translated from the coding sequence ATGGCATTAAGTAAATTAGAAAAAAGAATAAGAATCAAAAGAAGAGTAAGAGGAAAAATCTCTGGTTCTTCTGAATTGCCAAGATTATCTGTATACAAAAGTAATAAGGAAATTTACGCTCAGTTAATCGACGATAAAAATGGTAAAACTTTAGCATCAGCTTCTTCCAGAGAGAAAGGCGTAGACGCTAAAGGGACTAAGACAGAAGTTTCTACAGCTGTTGGTAAAGCTATTGCTGCTAAAGCTATCGCTGCAGGAATCGAAAATATTGTATTCGACAGAAACGGATTCGTATACCACGGTAGAGTAAAAGCTTTAGCGGATGGTGCGAGAGAAGGAGGACTTAAATTCTAA
- the rpsE gene encoding 30S ribosomal protein S5 has protein sequence MLGLDNIERVKPGGLELKDRLVAVNRVTKVTKGGRAFGFSAIVVVGNEEGIIGFGLGKSKEVASAIAKAVEDAKKNLVKVPVMNHTIPHQTTARYGGADIFLRPASHGTGLIAGGAVRAVLESAGIHDILSKSKGSSNPHNVVKATFKALLDIRRPEEIARMRGVSLSKVFNG, from the coding sequence ATGTTAGGACTAGATAATATAGAAAGAGTAAAACCGGGAGGATTAGAATTAAAAGATCGTCTCGTAGCTGTTAACAGAGTAACAAAAGTAACTAAAGGAGGTAGGGCTTTCGGATTTTCTGCTATCGTTGTAGTAGGAAATGAAGAAGGTATTATCGGTTTCGGTTTAGGGAAATCTAAAGAAGTTGCTTCTGCAATTGCTAAAGCAGTTGAAGATGCTAAGAAAAACCTTGTGAAAGTTCCTGTAATGAACCATACTATTCCTCACCAGACTACTGCCAGATACGGTGGTGCAGATATCTTCCTGAGACCTGCTTCTCACGGTACCGGATTGATCGCTGGTGGTGCGGTAAGAGCAGTATTGGAATCAGCTGGTATTCACGATATCCTTTCAAAATCTAAAGGATCTTCTAACCCTCACAACGTGGTGAAAGCTACTTTCAAAGCGTTATTGGATATCAGAAGACCTGAAGAAATCGCTAGAATGAGAGGAGTTTCTCTAAGTAAAGTGTTTAACGGTTAA
- the rpmD gene encoding 50S ribosomal protein L30 gives MATIKVKQVRSAIGRTKTQKRTLEALGLKKLHQVVEHEATPSILGMIAAVSHLLEVQK, from the coding sequence ATGGCAACAATTAAAGTAAAGCAAGTAAGAAGCGCTATTGGTAGAACAAAAACCCAAAAGAGAACGCTTGAAGCATTAGGATTAAAGAAACTTCACCAAGTTGTAGAACACGAAGCTACTCCTTCTATCTTAGGAATGATAGCTGCAGTAAGTCACTTACTTGAAGTTCAAAAATAA
- the rplO gene encoding 50S ribosomal protein L15, producing the protein MNLNNIQPAAGSTFNSKRIGRGQGSGKGGTSTKGHKGQKSRAGYSQKIGFEGGQMPLQRRLPKFGFKNVNRKEFRGINLDTIQTLIENKSITGDITKEVLVENGLVSKNELVKIMGRGELKSAVSISADKFTKSAEELIAKAGGKAITL; encoded by the coding sequence ATGAATTTAAATAATATACAACCAGCTGCAGGATCTACTTTCAATTCAAAAAGAATTGGTAGAGGTCAGGGTTCCGGAAAAGGAGGTACTTCAACAAAAGGACATAAAGGTCAAAAATCCAGAGCTGGTTATTCTCAGAAGATCGGTTTTGAAGGTGGACAGATGCCTTTACAAAGAAGATTACCTAAATTCGGATTCAAAAACGTAAACAGAAAAGAGTTTAGAGGAATTAACCTTGATACTATCCAGACTTTAATCGAGAACAAATCCATCACAGGAGATATCACGAAAGAAGTTTTAGTAGAAAACGGTTTAGTTTCTAAAAACGAATTAGTGAAAATTATGGGTAGAGGAGAATTGAAATCTGCGGTTTCAATCTCTGCTGACAAATTCACTAAATCTGCTGAAGAGCTTATTGCTAAGGCAGGTGGAAAAGCAATTACCTTATAA
- the secY gene encoding preprotein translocase subunit SecY, with product MKEFIQTLKNIWSLKELRDKILFTLGIILVYRFASYISLPAINLAEVGDLLEHYKNQGGNKQGAGLLGLLSSFTGGAFSHASVMALGIMPYISASIIVQLMGMAIPYLQKLQKDGESGRNTLNQITRWLTIGVCLVQAPSYLTSITQLFLPYAQFQSAYYVEPNSIMFWLPSIVILVAGSVFAMWLGEKITDKGIGNGISILIMVGILSRLPEAFVQEIAVQNGKGGMGSIMILIEVLFWMLVVLLAVILSVAVRKIPIQYVSRAQARGGVNRNLMQGARQWIPLKVNAAGVMPIIFAQALMFVPGLLTKFDESNTFLAGFKNVFSWQYNVLFALLIIIFSFFYTAITIPVNQMADDLKRNGGLVPKVRPGKETADYLDDILSKITLPGAIFLSIFAVLPAIVHGSFVQTDAFALFFGGTSLLIMVGVILDTVQQINTYLLNHHYDGLMQSKLSRTTGY from the coding sequence ATGAAAGAATTTATACAAACACTTAAAAATATTTGGAGTCTTAAAGAATTGAGAGATAAAATTCTCTTCACTTTAGGGATAATCCTTGTGTATAGATTCGCATCTTATATCTCACTTCCGGCAATTAACCTTGCAGAAGTGGGAGATCTCTTAGAGCATTATAAAAATCAAGGCGGTAACAAGCAAGGAGCAGGTCTCCTTGGCTTGCTTTCGTCGTTTACGGGGGGAGCTTTCAGCCACGCTTCCGTAATGGCGTTGGGTATCATGCCTTATATTTCTGCTTCTATTATTGTTCAGTTGATGGGGATGGCTATTCCTTATCTTCAGAAGCTTCAGAAAGATGGAGAGTCAGGTAGAAATACATTGAACCAAATTACAAGATGGTTAACGATCGGGGTTTGTCTGGTACAGGCACCTTCTTACTTAACTTCTATTACTCAATTATTCTTACCGTATGCTCAGTTCCAGTCTGCATACTATGTAGAGCCAAATTCAATCATGTTCTGGTTACCAAGTATTGTTATTTTGGTTGCCGGTTCAGTATTTGCAATGTGGCTAGGTGAAAAGATTACCGATAAGGGAATCGGAAATGGTATCTCTATCCTGATTATGGTGGGGATCCTTTCAAGATTACCTGAGGCATTCGTACAGGAGATAGCCGTGCAGAACGGAAAAGGGGGAATGGGATCTATCATGATCCTTATTGAAGTATTATTCTGGATGTTAGTAGTTCTTTTAGCAGTGATCTTATCAGTAGCTGTTAGAAAAATTCCCATTCAGTATGTAAGCAGAGCTCAAGCAAGAGGAGGTGTAAACAGAAATCTTATGCAGGGAGCAAGACAATGGATTCCATTGAAAGTAAATGCTGCTGGTGTAATGCCGATTATCTTTGCCCAGGCATTGATGTTCGTACCAGGATTATTAACCAAATTCGATGAGTCTAATACTTTTCTTGCAGGTTTCAAGAATGTTTTTAGCTGGCAGTACAACGTATTGTTTGCGCTATTAATTATTATCTTCTCATTTTTCTATACTGCGATTACAATTCCGGTAAACCAGATGGCTGATGATTTAAAGAGAAACGGAGGTTTAGTACCAAAAGTAAGACCCGGAAAAGAAACCGCTGATTATTTAGATGATATTTTATCAAAAATTACCTTGCCAGGTGCAATTTTTTTATCTATCTTTGCAGTCCTTCCGGCAATTGTGCATGGAAGCTTTGTTCAGACAGATGCGTTTGCCCTATTTTTCGGGGGAACGTCCCTATTAATTATGGTGGGTGTAATTTTAGATACAGTTCAACAGATTAATACATATCTGCTGAACCATCATTATGATGGCTTAATGCAGTCTAAATTATCAAGAACGACTGGATATTAA
- the infA gene encoding translation initiation factor IF-1: MAKQKHIEQDGVIVEALSNAMFRVELENGHILIAHISGKMRMHYIKLLPGDKVKLEMSPYDLTKGRITFRY, from the coding sequence ATGGCAAAACAAAAACATATTGAACAGGATGGCGTGATCGTGGAAGCACTTTCGAACGCCATGTTCCGTGTAGAGCTGGAAAATGGGCATATCCTTATTGCTCATATCTCCGGCAAAATGAGAATGCATTATATTAAACTTTTACCTGGAGATAAGGTGAAACTAGAAATGTCTCCTTATGATTTAACGAAAGGGAGAATCACATTTAGATATTAA
- the rpmJ gene encoding 50S ribosomal protein L36, protein MKVRASIKKRSADCKIVRRKGVLFVINKKNPKFKQRQG, encoded by the coding sequence ATGAAAGTAAGAGCATCAATTAAAAAAAGAAGCGCTGATTGCAAAATCGTACGCAGAAAAGGTGTACTGTTCGTAATCAACAAGAAGAACCCAAAATTTAAACAAAGACAAGGTTAA
- the rpsM gene encoding 30S ribosomal protein S13, with protein sequence MARIAGIDLPKNKRGVIGLTYIYGIGRSTSSEILKAAGISEDKKVNEWNDDELAAIRTYISENIKVEGELRSEVQLNIKRLMDIGCQRGIRHRLGLPLRGQRTKNNSRTRKGKRKTVANKKKASK encoded by the coding sequence ATGGCGAGAATTGCAGGTATTGATTTACCAAAAAACAAAAGAGGTGTTATCGGTTTAACTTACATCTATGGAATAGGAAGAAGTACTTCTTCTGAAATCCTTAAAGCTGCCGGTATCAGCGAAGACAAGAAAGTCAACGAATGGAATGACGATGAATTGGCTGCAATCAGAACCTATATCTCTGAAAACATAAAAGTAGAAGGAGAATTGAGATCTGAAGTGCAATTGAACATCAAGAGATTGATGGACATAGGATGCCAACGAGGAATACGTCACAGACTTGGATTACCTTTAAGAGGCCAGAGAACGAAAAACAACTCTAGAACACGTAAAGGGAAGAGAAAAACTGTTGCTAACAAGAAAAAAGCTAGTAAATAA
- the rpsK gene encoding 30S ribosomal protein S11, with translation MAKQTKVVKKRKVKVEAIGEAHIQASFNNIIISLTNKNGEVISWASAGKMGFRGSKKNTPFAAQMAAENCSAVAHEAGLRRVKVFVKGPGAGRESAIRSIHNSGIEVSEIIDVTPMPHNGCRPPKRRRV, from the coding sequence ATGGCAAAACAAACTAAAGTAGTTAAGAAAAGAAAAGTAAAAGTTGAAGCTATTGGTGAAGCTCATATTCAGGCTTCTTTCAATAACATCATCATTTCTTTAACAAATAAAAACGGAGAGGTTATCTCTTGGGCTTCTGCCGGTAAAATGGGTTTCAGAGGTTCTAAAAAGAATACTCCATTTGCTGCTCAGATGGCAGCTGAAAATTGCTCTGCTGTAGCTCACGAAGCTGGTTTAAGAAGAGTAAAGGTGTTTGTGAAAGGACCAGGTGCAGGTAGAGAATCTGCCATCAGATCTATCCACAATTCAGGAATTGAAGTTAGCGAAATCATTGATGTGACTCCAATGCCACACAATGGATGTAGACCACCAAAAAGAAGAAGAGTTTAA
- the rpsD gene encoding 30S ribosomal protein S4: MARYIGPKTKIARKFGAAIYGDDKNFEKRKNQPPGQHGPNKRRGAKKSEYAVQLAEKQKAKYTYGILERQFANLFDKAHRSKGVTGEVLLQLCESRLDNVVYRLGFAKTRSAARQLVSHRHITVNGELVNIPSYLLKAGDVIAVREKSKSLEVVTNALASKANYEWLQFNDEKKEGTFVSAPERIQIPEDIKEQLIVELYSK; encoded by the coding sequence ATGGCAAGATATATTGGACCTAAAACTAAGATTGCTAGAAAGTTTGGTGCTGCAATCTACGGAGATGATAAAAACTTCGAAAAAAGAAAGAACCAACCGCCAGGACAACACGGTCCTAACAAGAGAAGAGGTGCTAAAAAATCTGAATACGCAGTTCAGTTGGCTGAAAAGCAAAAAGCTAAATATACTTATGGTATTTTAGAAAGACAGTTTGCTAACTTATTTGATAAAGCACACAGAAGTAAAGGTGTAACAGGTGAAGTACTATTACAACTTTGCGAATCCAGATTGGATAACGTAGTATACAGATTAGGTTTTGCTAAAACAAGATCTGCTGCTAGACAATTGGTTTCTCACAGACACATCACTGTGAACGGAGAACTGGTAAACATTCCATCTTATTTGCTTAAAGCTGGTGATGTAATCGCTGTAAGAGAAAAGTCTAAGTCTCTTGAAGTGGTAACCAATGCATTAGCTTCTAAAGCAAACTATGAGTGGTTACAATTCAACGATGAGAAGAAAGAAGGTACTTTCGTTTCTGCTCCTGAAAGAATCCAGATTCCGGAGGACATTAAGGAACAGCTTATCGTCGAACTTTACTCTAAATAA
- a CDS encoding DNA-directed RNA polymerase subunit alpha, with protein sequence MAILQFIKPDKVILLNSDEFKGQFEFRPLEPGFGLTIGNALRRVLLSSLEGYAISSIKIEGVEHEFSTIPGVIEDVTEIILNLKQVRLKAAAENQANEQVVAKVSGQTVITAGDLGKSINGFEVLNPDLVICNLNTDVTFEITFNIEKGRGYVPSEQNKSNNAPVGTIAIDSIFTPIKKVQYSIENYRVEQKTDYEKLVLDIETDGSISPQNALTEASKILIYHFMLFSDERITLETEAVKASIQYDEETLHTRQLLKSKLADMDLSVRALNCLKAAEVETLGELVSYSKSDLMKFRNFGKKSLTELEELVHSKGLNFGFDVAKYKLDADK encoded by the coding sequence ATGGCAATTTTACAATTCATAAAACCCGATAAAGTAATTTTACTTAACTCTGATGAATTTAAAGGTCAATTTGAATTCAGACCTTTAGAACCAGGTTTCGGGCTTACAATCGGTAATGCTTTGAGAAGAGTGTTGCTTTCTTCTCTGGAAGGATACGCTATTTCATCTATCAAAATAGAAGGTGTAGAGCACGAATTTTCAACTATTCCAGGAGTAATCGAAGACGTTACCGAAATTATTCTTAACCTTAAGCAGGTAAGATTAAAAGCTGCAGCAGAAAACCAGGCTAACGAGCAGGTAGTTGCTAAAGTTTCAGGTCAAACGGTTATTACTGCTGGTGATTTAGGAAAATCGATCAACGGATTCGAGGTTTTAAACCCGGATTTAGTGATTTGTAACCTAAATACTGATGTAACTTTCGAAATTACTTTCAATATTGAAAAAGGTAGAGGATATGTTCCTTCAGAACAAAATAAGTCAAACAATGCGCCTGTAGGTACTATTGCTATTGACTCTATTTTCACGCCAATCAAGAAAGTACAATACAGCATTGAAAATTATCGTGTAGAGCAAAAAACAGACTACGAAAAACTTGTATTAGATATAGAAACTGACGGGTCTATCAGCCCTCAGAATGCTTTAACTGAAGCTTCTAAGATATTAATTTATCATTTCATGTTATTCTCTGATGAGAGAATCACGCTTGAAACAGAAGCGGTAAAAGCATCTATCCAATACGATGAAGAAACTCTTCATACAAGACAATTACTTAAGTCTAAATTAGCAGATATGGATCTTTCCGTAAGAGCCCTTAACTGTCTGAAAGCTGCTGAAGTAGAAACTCTTGGAGAGCTGGTTTCTTACAGTAAGTCTGATTTGATGAAATTCAGAAATTTTGGTAAAAAATCTTTGACAGAACTAGAAGAATTAGTGCATTCAAAAGGTCTTAACTTCGGTTTCGACGTTGCAAAATATAAGTTAGACGCTGATAAATAA
- the rplQ gene encoding 50S ribosomal protein L17, which translates to MRHGKKFNHLGRTASHRSALLSNMACSLIEHKRINTTVAKAKALRVYVEPLLTKAKEDTTHNRRVVFSYLQNKYAVAELFRTVAPKIAERNGGYTRIIKTGFRPGDAADTALIELVDFNELYNPNAEEKKATRRSRRSTSAKKAEAVVAEAPKAEEKVEEPKAEAADSAEEKTEE; encoded by the coding sequence ATGAGACACGGTAAAAAATTCAATCACTTAGGAAGAACAGCTTCTCACAGAAGTGCTTTACTTTCTAATATGGCTTGTTCTCTAATTGAGCATAAAAGAATCAACACTACTGTAGCTAAAGCTAAAGCTTTAAGAGTATATGTTGAGCCTCTATTAACAAAAGCAAAAGAAGATACTACACACAATAGAAGAGTAGTATTCTCTTACCTTCAAAATAAATATGCGGTTGCTGAATTATTCAGAACTGTAGCTCCTAAAATCGCTGAAAGAAACGGTGGTTATACAAGAATCATCAAAACAGGATTCAGACCAGGTGATGCTGCTGATACTGCTCTTATCGAATTGGTAGATTTCAACGAGCTTTACAACCCTAATGCTGAAGAGAAAAAAGCTACAAGAAGAAGCAGAAGATCTACATCTGCTAAAAAAGCTGAAGCAGTAGTTGCTGAAGCTCCAAAAGCAGAAGAGAAAGTTGAAGAGCCTAAGGCTGAAGCAGCTGACTCTGCTGAAGAAAAAACTGAAGAATAA
- a CDS encoding glycoside hydrolase family 35 protein: MRIFSRYFYIILFISSINLMFCQKGKFGIEDGHFMLNGKPFSIYSGEMHYPRVPSQYWKHRLQMMKAMGLNTVTTYVFWNYHEEEPGKWNFSGEKDLQRFIKTAQEAGLFVIIRPGPYVCAEWEFGGYPWWLQKNKGLEIRRDNQAFLEECENYIRQLAKQIVPLQIDHGGPVIMVQAENEFGSYVAQRKDISLEEHRKYSHKIKEMLLKSGISVPLFTSDGSSLFKGGSIEGALPTANGEGDIDVLKKSINEYTGGKGPYMVAEYYPGWLDHWAEPFVKVSTEEVVKQTELYLKNGVSFNYYMVHGGTNFGFTSGANYDKDHDIQPDLTSYDYDAPISEPGWATPKYKALREIFQKINHEKLPDIPLPAKVITIPEIRFTKINNLFDLIAQKKPIVSNVPLTFEDLNIGNGYVLYRRKFDKNQNGVLDLSGLRDYANIYINGIWKGEVNRVFKKYNLNIDIKVGDQLDILVENMGRINYGANIIHNLKGIISPVKINGVEISGNWEMFPLPFDKFPSYNYQFKNIADHSPVIQEAEFNLYETGDTFLDMRKLGKGIVFINGRNIGRYWSKVGPQQTLYIPGVWLKKGKNTIQVFEQIFEGTRSINSIDHPILDQLVK, encoded by the coding sequence ATGAGAATTTTCAGCAGATATTTTTACATAATTCTTTTTATTTCCTCAATAAATCTCATGTTTTGCCAAAAAGGAAAGTTTGGGATTGAAGATGGTCATTTCATGTTAAATGGAAAACCTTTCAGCATCTATTCGGGAGAAATGCATTACCCCCGGGTTCCGTCACAATATTGGAAGCACCGTTTACAAATGATGAAAGCAATGGGGCTGAATACTGTTACCACATATGTATTCTGGAATTACCATGAAGAAGAACCCGGCAAATGGAATTTTTCAGGAGAGAAAGATCTACAGAGATTTATTAAAACAGCACAGGAAGCAGGCTTATTTGTGATAATACGCCCGGGGCCATATGTTTGCGCGGAATGGGAGTTTGGAGGATATCCCTGGTGGCTGCAAAAGAACAAAGGATTGGAAATAAGAAGAGATAATCAAGCATTTCTGGAAGAATGTGAGAACTATATCAGGCAGCTTGCAAAACAGATCGTTCCATTACAGATTGATCATGGAGGTCCTGTCATCATGGTTCAGGCCGAAAATGAATTTGGGTCTTATGTTGCCCAAAGAAAAGATATCTCCCTGGAAGAACACCGTAAATACAGCCATAAGATCAAGGAAATGCTTTTGAAAAGCGGAATTTCGGTACCATTATTTACTTCAGACGGGAGTTCACTGTTTAAAGGAGGCTCCATTGAGGGAGCTCTGCCAACTGCCAACGGAGAAGGTGATATTGATGTTTTAAAGAAAAGTATTAATGAATACACCGGAGGAAAGGGCCCCTACATGGTTGCTGAATATTACCCGGGATGGCTGGATCATTGGGCGGAGCCTTTTGTAAAAGTGAGTACAGAAGAAGTGGTAAAGCAAACAGAGCTCTATTTAAAAAATGGTGTTTCTTTCAATTATTATATGGTTCATGGAGGAACTAATTTCGGTTTTACCAGTGGGGCCAATTATGATAAAGACCATGATATTCAGCCGGATCTTACCAGCTATGATTATGATGCCCCGATCAGTGAGCCGGGATGGGCTACTCCAAAATATAAAGCTTTACGGGAGATCTTTCAGAAAATAAATCATGAAAAGCTTCCGGATATTCCCCTGCCTGCAAAAGTAATTACAATTCCGGAAATCAGGTTTACAAAAATAAATAACCTATTTGATTTAATTGCTCAAAAGAAACCCATTGTGAGTAATGTGCCTCTTACCTTTGAGGATCTGAATATTGGAAATGGATATGTATTGTACAGGAGAAAGTTTGATAAAAATCAAAACGGAGTTCTTGATTTGTCGGGGCTGAGAGATTATGCCAATATTTATATTAACGGAATCTGGAAAGGAGAAGTAAACCGGGTCTTCAAAAAATATAATCTTAATATTGACATCAAGGTAGGTGACCAGCTGGACATTTTGGTTGAAAACATGGGCAGAATCAATTACGGAGCCAATATCATTCATAATCTAAAAGGGATTATAAGTCCTGTGAAAATTAACGGTGTTGAGATTTCCGGAAATTGGGAAATGTTCCCGTTACCTTTTGATAAGTTTCCCAGCTACAATTACCAATTTAAAAATATTGCAGACCATTCACCGGTTATTCAGGAAGCAGAATTTAATCTTTACGAAACAGGAGATACATTTCTCGATATGAGAAAACTGGGAAAAGGAATTGTTTTTATTAATGGCAGGAATATAGGCAGATATTGGAGTAAGGTTGGTCCCCAGCAGACCTTATATATCCCGGGTGTCTGGCTAAAGAAAGGTAAGAACACCATTCAGGTTTTTGAGCAGATTTTTGAGGGAACCCGTTCCATTAACAGTATTGATCATCCTATTCTGGATCAGCTTGTGAAATAA